In Deinococcus roseus, one genomic interval encodes:
- a CDS encoding GNAT family N-acetyltransferase has protein sequence MTRRESSIEYSHRPAIGNEALNALFFAAWEGHQKVDFASILQRSLTYVCAHRAGQLVGFVNVAWDGGVHAFLLDTTVHPEFQRQGIGQELVRLAAQVAREQGCHWLHVDFEPHLEAFYRGCGFQDTWAGLLNLQKPDGGV, from the coding sequence ATGACCCGCAGGGAATCGAGCATCGAATACAGCCACCGTCCAGCCATTGGCAATGAAGCCCTCAACGCCCTGTTTTTTGCAGCCTGGGAGGGACACCAGAAGGTGGATTTTGCGTCCATTTTGCAAAGAAGCCTGACTTATGTGTGCGCCCACAGGGCAGGTCAGCTGGTGGGTTTTGTGAATGTGGCCTGGGATGGGGGGGTGCATGCCTTCTTGCTGGACACCACCGTGCACCCTGAGTTCCAGCGTCAGGGCATCGGGCAGGAACTGGTGAGGCTTGCAGCACAGGTGGCCCGGGAGCAGGGCTGCCACTGGCTGCATGTGGACTTTGAGCCGCATCTGGAAGCGTTTTATCGGGGATGTGGGTTTCAGGACACATGGGCAGGCTTGCTGAACCTGCAGAAACCTGATGGGGGTGTCTAA
- the thyX gene encoding FAD-dependent thymidylate synthase, which produces MTQTLNEQEVLFPLNDGIGSVALVQHVGNDKSIVAAARVSFGADNALPFDEKDAKLIRYLLKHQHGSPFEHNSLTFKVVAPIFVIRQWMRHRIASYNEISGRYVEVKDQFYTPEKFRQQAKSNRQASIEATESLDQGKAHQVWEAAWKHAYQAYHDLLELGVTREQARGVLPLTMYSEFYFTCNVRALFHFLELRDHPGAQFEIQMYARALKELAAPLFPSAFEAWDELQGQRRH; this is translated from the coding sequence ATGACACAGACCCTCAATGAACAGGAAGTTCTCTTCCCTTTGAATGACGGCATCGGTTCTGTTGCTCTGGTGCAGCATGTTGGAAATGACAAAAGCATCGTTGCAGCTGCAAGAGTCAGTTTTGGAGCAGACAATGCCCTGCCTTTCGACGAGAAGGATGCCAAACTGATCCGCTACCTGCTCAAACACCAGCACGGCAGCCCCTTTGAGCACAACAGCCTGACCTTCAAGGTGGTGGCTCCAATTTTTGTCATCCGCCAGTGGATGAGGCACAGAATCGCGTCCTACAACGAGATTTCGGGCCGTTATGTGGAGGTCAAGGACCAGTTCTACACCCCCGAGAAATTCCGCCAGCAGGCCAAAAGCAACCGTCAGGCCAGCATTGAAGCCACCGAAAGTTTAGATCAGGGAAAGGCCCATCAGGTGTGGGAAGCGGCCTGGAAGCATGCCTATCAGGCCTACCATGACCTGCTGGAGCTGGGTGTGACCCGTGAGCAGGCCAGAGGCGTTTTGCCCCTGACCATGTACAGCGAGTTTTATTTCACCTGCAATGTCCGTGCCCTGTTTCACTTCCTGGAACTGCGGGACCATCCGGGTGCCCAGTTCGAGATCCAAATGTACGCACGGGCCCTCAAAGAGCTGGCGGCACCCTTATTCCCTTCGGCATTTGAGGCCTGGGATGAATTGCAGGGTCAGCGTAGGCACTGA
- a CDS encoding GNAT family N-acetyltransferase, producing MTQIPLPSLPELRHQGQTVLFRQIAQADLPFLFQLYASTREDVLSQPWPLEQKQAFLVQQFNAQHDQYQQHYIGAEFLILQVGGVDLGRMYLHRTRKEHRLMEVTLLPQYRKQGLGTALMHALMQQADAAGLPITLHVEQFNPAYQMYLRLGFQDVEQRGMYMFMQRPVPEGAVSQS from the coding sequence ATGACCCAGATTCCACTTCCCAGCCTTCCTGAATTGCGACATCAGGGCCAGACTGTGCTTTTTCGGCAGATTGCCCAGGCAGACTTGCCTTTTCTGTTCCAGCTTTATGCCAGCACCAGGGAGGACGTGCTCTCCCAGCCCTGGCCCCTGGAGCAGAAGCAGGCTTTTCTGGTGCAGCAATTCAATGCCCAGCACGACCAGTATCAGCAACACTACATTGGAGCTGAATTCCTGATCCTGCAGGTGGGCGGGGTGGATCTGGGACGCATGTACCTGCACCGGACCCGCAAAGAACACCGCCTGATGGAGGTAACTTTGCTTCCCCAGTACCGCAAGCAAGGACTTGGGACCGCCCTGATGCACGCCCTGATGCAACAGGCAGATGCTGCAGGACTTCCCATCACTTTGCATGTGGAACAGTTCAATCCTGCATACCAGATGTATTTGCGTCTGGGGTTCCAGGATGTGGAACAGCGGGGCATGTACATGTTCATGCAGCGTCCTGTTCCAGAAGGTGCTGTTTCCCAGAGCTGA
- a CDS encoding S1C family serine protease, whose translation MKGFLTAVVVVGVALLLFPKATQRLEHVFSKPPEPVVLKSASQEDQLYQQVRAASFKIERDVSDGVVIGTGFFIKENGYALTAYHVVEFRNRVTVILPNHKRYQADVVGFDNTTDLALLKVRIDKATFLPLADTHPNVGDSVLAVGNSGGDFLKRRVGKVIDLDVAASRADFPPGTLEMKAPIAPGDSGGAVANIKGQVVGVISYIRLYDDQTRTAYAVPMNKEQKILQELLAGTKRDVPVLGVRSSANASDFDQGVRVGSVQRGSPADTAGLRSEREVTVKLDDGSSEQVLKADFILAIDNTRVRSFDELIGVVRRKQIGDVVKLQVDRDGKRLIVPVQLGARANVFTE comes from the coding sequence ATGAAAGGCTTTCTGACTGCAGTGGTGGTGGTAGGGGTTGCGTTGTTGCTGTTTCCAAAGGCAACCCAGCGGCTTGAGCATGTTTTCTCAAAGCCGCCTGAGCCTGTGGTGCTGAAAAGTGCCAGCCAGGAAGACCAGCTTTACCAGCAGGTCAGGGCCGCCAGTTTCAAAATTGAGCGGGATGTTTCAGATGGAGTGGTGATTGGCACCGGGTTTTTCATCAAAGAAAACGGTTATGCCCTCACCGCTTACCATGTGGTGGAATTCAGAAACCGGGTCACGGTGATCTTGCCCAACCACAAACGCTACCAGGCCGATGTGGTGGGCTTTGACAACACCACCGACCTGGCCCTCTTGAAGGTGCGCATCGACAAGGCCACTTTTCTGCCCCTGGCAGACACCCATCCCAATGTGGGCGATTCGGTGCTGGCGGTGGGCAACAGTGGCGGAGACTTCTTGAAACGCAGGGTGGGCAAGGTCATTGACCTGGATGTGGCAGCCTCCAGGGCAGATTTTCCTCCGGGAACCCTGGAAATGAAGGCCCCCATTGCTCCGGGAGACTCTGGTGGGGCGGTGGCCAACATCAAAGGTCAGGTGGTGGGCGTGATCAGTTACATCCGCCTTTACGATGACCAGACCCGCACTGCTTACGCTGTTCCCATGAACAAAGAGCAGAAGATCCTGCAAGAACTGCTGGCAGGCACCAAACGGGATGTGCCAGTGCTGGGGGTGCGTTCCTCTGCCAATGCTTCTGATTTTGATCAGGGCGTGCGGGTGGGCAGTGTGCAGAGGGGCAGCCCCGCCGATACGGCAGGATTGCGCTCTGAACGTGAAGTCACCGTCAAGCTGGACGATGGTTCCAGCGAACAGGTGCTCAAAGCCGATTTCATCCTCGCCATCGACAACACACGGGTCAGAAGCTTTGATGAGCTGATTGGAGTGGTGCGCCGCAAGCAAATCGGGGATGTGGTCAAGCTGCAGGTGGATCGGGATGGCAAACGCCTGATTGTGCCGGTACAACTGGGGGCCAGGGCCAACGTGTTCACAGAGTAA
- a CDS encoding HD domain-containing phosphohydrolase, which translates to MMQPAEQGTHRMAEVMAVLSRATDLGMGQPLDFAMCSCVLSVRLGEALGLSAADLQAIYYQALMRYIGCNVDTQLLSAIVGDEMAFRSDFAHIDTIDTLALLQTLTRAVGRTHPERSGLALWSTVARGMLHLPAVRASFAGHCEVAQRLATRLGFAAPTIEALGQLYERWDGQGVPRGLKGEAISVAVQVVTMAQDMLIFHRLDGPEAAVRQAKARSGKAYAPRVVEVFCARADRLLSSVGPDLAWSEVLNLEPGPSITLTEKQFTEACTALADFVDIKSPFTLGHSSGIAALAVKAAQHLKWPVQDQHLIQRAALVHDLGRTGVSAGIWDKPGSLNEQEWEQVRLHPYHTERILSRSGLFAPLSRIAASHHERCDGSGYHKGMDLQDLPSQVLAAADVYHALTENRSHRKAFVAGQAAEMLEKLAKQGQLEKTSVAAILKAAGHQTALQGRTPLSDRELEVLKLLAQGHTTKKVALELGISPKTADHHIQHIYTKIGVSTRAGATLYAMEQRLLS; encoded by the coding sequence ATGATGCAGCCTGCTGAACAGGGCACCCACCGCATGGCCGAGGTGATGGCTGTGCTGTCCAGGGCCACCGATCTGGGCATGGGACAGCCTCTGGATTTTGCAATGTGCAGTTGCGTGCTGTCGGTGCGCCTGGGAGAGGCGCTGGGCCTGTCTGCTGCAGATTTGCAGGCGATTTATTATCAGGCCCTGATGCGGTACATCGGCTGCAATGTGGACACCCAGTTGCTGTCCGCCATTGTCGGTGACGAGATGGCCTTCAGAAGTGATTTTGCCCACATCGACACCATCGACACCCTGGCCTTGCTGCAGACCCTCACCCGGGCCGTGGGAAGAACCCACCCAGAGCGCTCAGGGCTGGCCCTGTGGTCCACCGTGGCAAGGGGCATGCTGCATTTGCCTGCGGTGCGGGCCAGTTTTGCCGGGCACTGTGAGGTGGCCCAGCGTCTGGCCACCCGGCTGGGGTTTGCTGCCCCCACCATTGAGGCGCTGGGGCAACTTTATGAGCGCTGGGACGGGCAGGGGGTTCCCAGAGGTCTGAAAGGGGAGGCCATTTCTGTGGCGGTGCAGGTGGTGACAATGGCCCAGGACATGCTGATTTTTCATCGGCTGGACGGGCCAGAAGCTGCTGTGCGGCAGGCAAAAGCCCGTTCTGGCAAAGCCTATGCTCCCAGGGTGGTGGAGGTGTTCTGTGCCCGGGCAGACCGCTTGCTGTCTTCGGTTGGCCCTGATCTGGCCTGGTCTGAAGTGCTGAACCTGGAGCCTGGACCCAGCATCACCCTCACCGAAAAGCAGTTCACAGAGGCCTGCACAGCACTGGCAGACTTCGTGGACATCAAATCCCCTTTCACCCTGGGGCATTCCAGTGGCATTGCTGCACTTGCTGTGAAGGCTGCACAGCACCTGAAATGGCCTGTGCAGGACCAGCACCTGATTCAGCGTGCTGCTCTGGTGCATGACCTGGGTCGCACCGGGGTTTCGGCAGGCATCTGGGACAAACCCGGTTCCCTGAACGAGCAGGAATGGGAACAGGTGAGGTTGCACCCCTACCACACCGAACGCATCCTCAGCCGTTCAGGGCTTTTTGCACCCCTTTCCCGCATTGCTGCGTCCCACCATGAGCGCTGTGATGGCTCTGGATACCACAAAGGGATGGACCTGCAGGACCTGCCTTCCCAGGTGCTTGCTGCTGCAGATGTGTACCACGCCCTCACCGAGAACCGGTCACACCGCAAAGCTTTTGTTGCAGGGCAGGCGGCTGAAATGCTGGAAAAGCTGGCAAAACAAGGGCAGCTGGAAAAAACCAGCGTTGCAGCCATCCTGAAAGCTGCAGGCCACCAGACCGCCCTGCAGGGCCGCACGCCCCTCAGTGACCGTGAGCTGGAAGTGCTGAAACTGCTGGCCCAGGGGCACACCACCAAAAAAGTGGCCCTGGAGCTGGGCATCTCTCCCAAGACTGCAGACCACCACATCCAGCACATCTACACCAAGATTGGGGTGTCCACCCGTGCCGGAGCCACCCTGTACGCCATGGAGCAGCGTTTGCTGTCCTGA
- a CDS encoding phage tail protein produces MSEPFLSEIRIMSFNFAPKGWALCNGQFLPINQNQALFSLLGTTYGGNGQTTFALPNFRGRTPIHMGSGYTLGQSAGQESHTITISELPTHNHLVVATKTIGNDSFPTAHLLAGAGNVYRSYDNLTSLVPSTVSTVGGSQAHQNMQPFLVLNFCIALQGIFPSQN; encoded by the coding sequence ATGTCTGAACCCTTTTTATCCGAGATCCGCATCATGAGTTTCAATTTCGCACCCAAAGGCTGGGCTTTGTGCAACGGGCAATTTTTGCCCATCAACCAGAACCAGGCCCTCTTTTCACTGCTGGGAACGACCTACGGGGGCAACGGACAGACCACATTTGCATTGCCCAACTTCAGAGGGCGCACCCCCATTCACATGGGCAGTGGGTACACCCTGGGCCAGAGTGCAGGCCAGGAAAGCCACACCATCACGATTTCTGAATTGCCCACCCACAACCACCTGGTGGTGGCCACCAAAACCATCGGCAATGACAGTTTCCCCACTGCACACCTGCTGGCAGGTGCGGGCAACGTTTACCGTTCCTATGACAACCTCACCTCACTGGTCCCCAGCACCGTGTCCACTGTGGGTGGAAGTCAGGCCCACCAGAACATGCAACCCTTTCTGGTGCTGAACTTCTGCATTGCCCTCCAGGGCATTTTCCCCAGCCAGAACTGA
- a CDS encoding GNAT family N-acetyltransferase: MTAMTLVHLRTLQPADLPAYHTLMRHALEEHSRAIGISPEEWDLITLEALQKHLEDLSGTILVAENEEGLVATVRCQVHQQVSKKAHKGHVSWMYVLPEYRREGLATQLLDHLTDWARAEGLEWLNITVTVGQTEAQKFYRAFGFEIWGYETHGLKLETELGTEYFDLEHLQYKLSKKPLK; the protein is encoded by the coding sequence ATGACCGCAATGACCCTTGTTCACCTCAGAACCCTGCAACCCGCCGACCTGCCCGCCTACCACACCCTGATGCGGCATGCCCTGGAGGAACATTCCCGTGCCATTGGGATCAGCCCGGAAGAATGGGATCTGATCACCCTGGAAGCCCTGCAAAAGCATCTGGAAGACCTGTCAGGCACCATTCTGGTTGCAGAGAATGAAGAAGGACTGGTGGCCACTGTGCGCTGTCAGGTGCACCAGCAGGTGTCCAAGAAAGCCCACAAGGGGCATGTTTCCTGGATGTATGTGCTGCCCGAGTACCGCAGGGAAGGCCTGGCCACCCAGTTGCTGGACCACCTGACCGACTGGGCCAGAGCAGAGGGTCTGGAATGGCTGAACATCACCGTCACGGTGGGACAGACCGAAGCCCAGAAATTCTACCGGGCGTTTGGCTTTGAAATCTGGGGCTATGAAACCCATGGCCTCAAACTGGAAACCGAACTGGGCACCGAATATTTTGATCTGGAGCACCTGCAGTACAAACTTTCCAAAAAGCCACTGAAGTAA
- a CDS encoding ester cyclase, with protein sequence MTVETVTQEAIAHNTSATIPEQNKVMVQRWVEEGWNQGNLALVQEMYASEYALHDPTEPNLQGIPAFQAFVQGLRSAFPDFHMVLQDLTAEEDRVVWRFTVTATHLGFLKQVPPTGKAVQITGLVQSRFENGLWKEDHSQWDVLGMLQQIGVIPLF encoded by the coding sequence ATGACTGTTGAAACTGTCACGCAGGAAGCCATTGCACACAACACCTCAGCCACCATCCCAGAGCAGAACAAAGTCATGGTGCAGCGCTGGGTGGAAGAGGGCTGGAACCAGGGCAACCTGGCTCTGGTTCAGGAAATGTACGCTTCCGAATATGCCCTGCATGACCCCACCGAACCCAACCTGCAAGGCATCCCTGCGTTTCAGGCTTTTGTGCAGGGTTTACGCAGCGCATTCCCGGATTTTCACATGGTCCTGCAGGACCTCACAGCAGAAGAGGATCGGGTGGTCTGGCGTTTCACGGTGACCGCCACCCACCTGGGCTTTCTGAAACAGGTTCCTCCCACCGGAAAAGCCGTACAAATCACTGGTCTTGTGCAGAGCCGTTTTGAAAATGGCCTCTGGAAAGAAGACCACAGCCAGTGGGATGTGCTGGGCATGCTGCAACAGATCGGGGTGATACCTCTGTTCTGA
- a CDS encoding phage tail protein translates to MADPFVAEIRMFPFNFAPTGWAFCDGQLLPISQNTALFSLLGTYYGGDGKSTFALPDMQGNAPVGQGDGPGLSQRFLGESSGVSSVTLISSEMPVHTHSLEGSVEDANINIPTNLTAMARTQNTELYQDTVTPNTNLNPMALSLVGGGLPHNNMQPYLTVNFCIAMQGVFPPRG, encoded by the coding sequence ATGGCAGATCCTTTTGTTGCAGAAATCCGCATGTTTCCTTTCAATTTCGCTCCCACAGGCTGGGCCTTCTGTGATGGGCAGTTGCTGCCGATCAGCCAGAACACCGCACTTTTCAGCCTGCTTGGGACCTATTATGGCGGTGACGGCAAGAGCACTTTTGCCCTTCCTGACATGCAAGGCAACGCACCCGTGGGTCAGGGCGATGGTCCGGGCCTGAGCCAGCGTTTTCTGGGGGAGAGCTCCGGGGTTTCTTCTGTGACCCTGATCAGCTCCGAAATGCCTGTTCACACCCACAGCCTGGAAGGTTCTGTTGAAGATGCCAACATCAACATTCCCACCAACCTGACCGCAATGGCACGCACCCAGAACACCGAGCTGTACCAGGATACCGTCACGCCCAACACCAACCTGAACCCCATGGCGCTGTCTCTGGTGGGAGGAGGCCTTCCCCACAACAACATGCAACCCTACCTGACAGTGAACTTCTGCATTGCCATGCAAGGTGTTTTCCCCCCTAGGGGTTAA
- a CDS encoding phage tail protein — MAQPYVGEIRMFAGNFAPAGWAFCNGATLPISENETLFQLIGTTYGGDGEETFNLPDLQGRLPVHMGTGTTGTTYTIGENGGVENVTLTTGQIPNHNHAFLVSTGPGNSADPTNQVFGQAGSGADIYYEDAAVAALSGNSIQPAGGSQPHENMQPFLCISFIISLYGIFPSPT, encoded by the coding sequence ATGGCACAACCTTATGTGGGCGAAATTCGAATGTTTGCGGGCAACTTTGCCCCAGCGGGCTGGGCGTTCTGCAACGGTGCAACCCTGCCCATCTCAGAAAATGAAACGCTCTTTCAGCTGATTGGCACCACCTACGGTGGCGATGGAGAAGAAACCTTCAACCTGCCAGATTTGCAGGGACGGCTCCCGGTTCACATGGGAACCGGCACCACTGGCACCACCTACACCATTGGTGAAAATGGTGGTGTGGAGAACGTCACCCTGACCACCGGTCAGATTCCCAACCACAACCACGCCTTTCTGGTGTCCACTGGCCCTGGCAACTCTGCAGATCCCACCAACCAGGTGTTCGGGCAGGCAGGTTCTGGCGCAGACATCTACTATGAAGACGCTGCCGTGGCTGCCCTGAGTGGCAACAGCATTCAGCCTGCAGGCGGATCTCAGCCCCACGAGAACATGCAGCCCTTCCTGTGCATCAGCTTCATCATTTCCCTCTACGGCATTTTCCCCAGCCCCACTTAA
- a CDS encoding EVE domain-containing protein, producing MAYWLLKSEPDVFGYPDLEQRGREPWNGVRNYQARNHLRSMQEGDLAFFYHSNSNPTGIAGICKIARSAYPDNLQFDPDSKYFDPKSTEENPRWSMVDVVPVRSLPLLPLDALRTLPELENMILLRKGMRLSVMPVTEAEWKAILEHADSLLAPAR from the coding sequence ATGGCATACTGGCTGCTGAAAAGTGAACCCGATGTGTTTGGCTACCCTGACCTCGAACAGCGGGGCCGCGAGCCCTGGAACGGGGTGCGCAACTACCAGGCCCGCAACCACCTGCGCAGCATGCAGGAAGGGGATCTGGCTTTCTTTTACCACTCCAACAGCAACCCCACAGGCATTGCAGGCATCTGCAAAATTGCCCGCAGTGCCTACCCGGACAACCTGCAGTTCGATCCAGACAGCAAATACTTTGATCCCAAAAGCACAGAAGAAAACCCCAGATGGAGCATGGTGGATGTGGTGCCTGTGCGGTCTTTGCCCCTGCTGCCTCTGGACGCTTTGCGCACCCTTCCTGAACTGGAAAACATGATCCTGCTCAGAAAAGGCATGCGGCTTTCGGTGATGCCCGTGACCGAAGCAGAATGGAAGGCCATCCTTGAACACGCAGATTCGCTTCTTGCCCCTGCAAGATGA
- a CDS encoding sporulation protein codes for MFTQFLAKVGIGAAQIDTQLSKNTFYPGEIAEGRIVVRGGSAAQEIEYIKLQVCSQYKSDDSTVIAVLSETVVSERFVIQPGETRTFPLQLQIPYTVPLSYYNTPVWLYTAAAISAAIDPKDNDRLNIAPSPLQAAVLEALTTLGFHLKASQYEFEDHKHHRPLQELEFQPAPEFRGRMKELEVVFLPAEHHLDVLLEVDRKARGISRLFTSEVESKGLWRVTPEMKGNLGPLLHQKIQNLL; via the coding sequence ATGTTCACCCAGTTTCTGGCCAAGGTTGGCATTGGTGCCGCCCAGATTGACACCCAGCTCAGCAAAAACACTTTTTATCCCGGCGAAATTGCAGAAGGACGCATCGTGGTGCGCGGAGGCAGTGCCGCCCAGGAGATTGAATACATCAAACTGCAGGTGTGCAGCCAGTACAAAAGCGACGACAGCACGGTGATTGCCGTGCTGTCAGAAACCGTGGTCTCTGAACGTTTTGTGATTCAGCCTGGAGAGACCCGCACTTTCCCCCTGCAATTGCAAATTCCCTATACGGTGCCCCTGAGTTACTACAACACACCGGTGTGGCTTTACACGGCAGCGGCCATCTCTGCAGCCATTGATCCCAAAGACAATGACCGTCTCAACATTGCCCCCAGTCCTTTGCAGGCCGCCGTTCTGGAAGCCCTCACCACCCTGGGTTTCCACCTGAAAGCTTCCCAGTACGAGTTTGAAGACCACAAGCACCACAGGCCCTTGCAGGAACTGGAGTTCCAGCCTGCGCCCGAATTCAGGGGCAGGATGAAAGAACTGGAAGTGGTGTTTTTGCCTGCTGAACACCACCTGGATGTGCTGCTGGAAGTGGACCGCAAGGCCAGAGGCATCTCCCGACTGTTCACCAGTGAAGTGGAAAGCAAAGGGCTCTGGCGCGTCACCCCTGAGATGAAAGGCAACCTCGGACCGTTGCTGCACCAGAAAATTCAGAATTTGCTCTGA
- a CDS encoding YihY/virulence factor BrkB family protein yields MLETQGSQEARSPSGLKQSFGVLRDAVQAFSVDNVPRMGAALAYHTIFTIGPLLILAVGIAGLFLEAESIKQNFINQISENFGSNFAESVRSVLELTSKSGTPATISGVLILLWTASNFFMHLQDALNTIWDIKPKHLDILHLVVGRLMSAILAIVMGLLMVAFLTGTVYVNAFAEQHFGMIPYATVLLKLGSTVLSILVFTLLFGVLYRFLPNIRLSWQDVSFGAGITAMLFVLGQYGISLYIARFSPAGTFGAAGTLVVFMLWVYFSAQLFFFGAEVTWAYSNKFGTIAAKTAARQAREKALEILEPVPVSKTLPPMSRATFSVAGFLGGIMLMLLAIPAVLVFGVKRMFQRR; encoded by the coding sequence ATGCTTGAAACGCAGGGGAGTCAGGAAGCCCGTTCACCCAGTGGACTGAAACAGAGTTTTGGTGTGCTCAGGGACGCCGTGCAGGCTTTTTCCGTGGACAATGTACCGCGCATGGGGGCTGCGCTGGCCTACCACACCATCTTCACCATTGGCCCCCTTTTGATCCTTGCTGTGGGCATTGCGGGTCTCTTTCTGGAGGCCGAGAGCATCAAGCAGAATTTCATCAACCAGATCTCTGAGAATTTTGGATCCAATTTTGCAGAGAGTGTGCGCAGCGTGCTGGAGCTCACCAGCAAATCTGGAACCCCGGCCACCATTTCGGGGGTCCTGATTTTGCTCTGGACGGCTTCCAATTTTTTCATGCACCTGCAAGATGCCCTCAACACCATCTGGGACATCAAGCCCAAGCACCTGGACATCCTGCATCTGGTGGTGGGTCGCCTGATGTCGGCCATTCTGGCCATTGTGATGGGACTTCTGATGGTGGCCTTCCTGACAGGTACGGTTTATGTGAATGCTTTTGCAGAACAGCATTTTGGCATGATTCCTTATGCCACGGTGCTGCTGAAACTGGGCAGCACCGTGCTGAGCATCCTGGTTTTTACCCTGCTTTTTGGGGTTCTGTACCGTTTTTTGCCCAACATCCGCCTGTCCTGGCAGGATGTGAGTTTTGGGGCCGGGATCACGGCCATGCTGTTTGTGCTGGGACAGTACGGGATCAGCCTTTACATTGCCCGCTTTTCTCCAGCAGGCACGTTTGGAGCAGCTGGGACACTGGTGGTGTTCATGCTGTGGGTGTATTTCAGTGCCCAGCTGTTCTTTTTTGGGGCAGAGGTGACCTGGGCCTACAGCAACAAATTTGGCACCATTGCGGCCAAAACCGCTGCCCGGCAGGCCCGTGAAAAAGCCCTGGAGATTCTGGAACCTGTCCCTGTCAGCAAGACCCTGCCCCCCATGAGTCGGGCCACGTTCAGTGTTGCAGGTTTTCTGGGTGGGATCATGCTGATGTTGCTGGCCATTCCAGCCGTGCTGGTGTTTGGGGTGAAGCGCATGTTTCAGCGCAGATGA
- a CDS encoding DUF6916 family protein, with protein MTETLLTLNIEHFRPLIGETFDVQVNPQEAFEVVLAEASLLGGDVLPTSGRQPFSLVFRDASRRLVPQAIYQISHAALGTLDIFMVPLQPDQQGTRFEVIFT; from the coding sequence ATGACCGAAACCCTGTTGACCCTCAACATCGAGCATTTCAGACCCCTGATCGGGGAAACTTTTGATGTGCAAGTGAACCCTCAGGAAGCTTTTGAAGTGGTGCTTGCCGAAGCCAGCCTGCTGGGTGGGGATGTGCTTCCCACTTCAGGAAGACAGCCTTTCTCGCTGGTTTTCAGGGATGCCAGCCGTCGCCTGGTGCCCCAGGCCATTTACCAGATCAGCCATGCCGCACTGGGCACCCTGGACATTTTCATGGTGCCTTTGCAACCAGATCAGCAGGGCACCCGTTTCGAAGTGATTTTCACCTGA